The window CGGTCCTCGCTTGCCGGCTCGCCCGAGGGCTCCGACGTCGCGTCCGCGGCCGTCCCGGCCGGCGATCCGTCGGCCGTCGGCGTGTCGTCGTCCGGAGTCTCGGCCGTGTCCTCGTCGACCTCGGTGGTCGGCGAGCTCACGATCCGGCCGATCGCGCCCCGGCTGAACCGGCACACGACGTCCGGCGCGATCTCCAGGAGCACATCCTGGCCGTCGACCTCGACGACCGTCCCGTAGAGCCCGCCGCGGGTCATGATGAGGCTGCCCGGGCCGAGCTTCGACTGCTCCTGCTGGGTCGCGCGCGATCGCCTGCGCTGGATCGTGAAGAAGTACACCCCTACCAGAATGATCAGAAGCGGCAGTAGCCAGCTGCCGGCGCCGCCACCGCCACCCTTGTCGTCGGCCGTGGTCTCGCCGGCCGCAAACGCGGCGGTCGCCAGTACGTGCACGTCCTGCCCTCCTCGGTGTCGCGGCCGATCGTACGGCGGTCCCGTGACCGGACGCTCCGCGCCCCAGACCTACCAGATCGCTACGCGATCCGGCAGGGACCCCGACCAGGCGCCGCCTGTCGGGCGCGCAGCGCCCTCCCCGAATGGTTCCGGGTCAAGGCGTATGACGATCGTTGGCCTGGTCGCGGGTGGGCGACGTGGCCGGGTTGGTACTGCGCCGATGCGCCGTCACGTTCTGTGGTTCTGTTGCGCGCATTGCCCACCAACGCGACGCCTCACCAACCGTGCGGCCTGACGTCCGAACCCAGGCCACGCCCAAGGGGCCGGTTGGGCGGTGGGATGACTCAGTTGGCGTCGGCGTCGGCCTCGAAGCCCGGTTCGAACAGGGGGGCGGGGATGGCCTGGGAGCGGCCCAGCGGGTCGGCCGGGGGGTCGTAGCCGAGGTGGGCGAAGGCGGCCGGGGTGGCGACCCGGCCGCGGGCTGTCCTGGCGAGTAGGCCGGCGCGCAGCAGGAACGGCTCGGCCACGTCCTCCACGGTCTCCGGCTCCTCACCCACCGACACCGCGAGCGTGGTGAGCCCGACGGGGCCGCCCCCGAACCGCTTGACCAGGGCGGTGAGCACCGCGCGGTCGAGCCGGTCGAGCCCGAGCGGGTCGACGTCGTACACCCGCAGCGCCGCCCTCGCGACCTCCAGGGTGATGACCCCGTCGGCACGCACCTCGGCGTAGTCGCGGACCCGGCGCAGCAGCCGGTTGGCGATCCGAGGGGTGCCGCGGGAGCGCCCCGCCACCTCGACCGCCCCCTCTGGCCTGAGCTCCACCCCCAGCAGCCGGGCGGACCGGGTGAGCACGGCGGTCAGCTCGTCCGCGTCGTAGAAGTCGAGATGGGCCGTGAAGCCGAACCGGTCGCGCATCGGCCCGGTCAGCAGGCCCGCCCGGGTGGTCGCGCCGACCAGGGTGAACGGGGCGACGTCGAGCGGGATCGCGGTCGCGCCGGGGCCCTTGCCGAGCACTACGTCGACGCGGAAGTCCTCCATCGCGGAGTAGAGGAGCTCCTCGGCCGGGCGGGCGATCCGGTGGATCTCGTCGATGAAGAGCACCTCGCCGGGCGCGAGCGACGTGAGGACGGCGACCAGGTCACCGGCCCGCTCGATCGCGGGGCCGCTGGTGAGCCGCAGCGGCACCGCCAGCTCCTGCGCGATGATCATGGCAAGGCTCGTCTTGCCGAGGCCCGGCGGCCCGGACAGCAGCACGTGGTCCGGCGGGCGCCCCCGGCCGCGCGCACCGGCCAGCATGATCGACAGCTGTTCCCGTGCCTTGCGCTGCCCGACGAACTCCGCCAGCGTCCGCGGCCGCAGTCCCGCCTCGAACGCACGCTCCTCGGCGTCCGCCGCGGTCGCGGCCGCGACGAGCCCTTCCTCGCTTCCCATGTGCCCCACTGTCCCGTACGCCCCCTGCCGCCTAACGCGGCCGCAGGACGGCGAGCGCGGCGCGCAGCAGCGCGGAGACGTCGCCGTCCGGGCCGTCGCCGGTCGCCGCCACCGCGTCCTGCGCCTCGCGGGTCGAGTATCCAAGGCCGACGAGCGCGTCCGTCACCTGCTCGGTCGCGGTCCTCGGGGCGGGCATGATCCGTCCCGAGGCGCCGAGGCCGGCGCGCGGCGCCGCGCCACCCACCGGCGGGCCGAGCTTGTCCTTGAGGTCGAGCACGATCCGCTGGGCGCCCTTGCGGCCGACGCCGGGCACCTTCGTCAGTGCCGCCAGGTCCTCCTCGGCGACCGCGCGGCGCACGTCGTCCGGCGCCAGCACCCCGAGGACCGCCTGGGCCAGCTTCGGCCCGACTCCGCCCGCGGCCTGCAGAGTCTCGAAGACCTCCCGCTCGTCGGCGTCCGCGAACCCGTAGAGCGTCAGCTCGGTCTCCCGGACCACCAGGGCGGTCGCGAGCCGCGCCGGCTCGCCGACGACGAGCCCGGCGAGCGTCACGGGGGTGCACTGCACCAGGAGTCCCACCCCGCCGACCTCCACGACGGCCGCCGTCGGCGACACCGACAGCACCGGCCCGGCGACNNNNNNNNNNNNNNNNNNNNNNNNNNNNNNNNNNNNNNNNNNNNNNNNNNNNNNNNNNN of the Pseudofrankia saprophytica genome contains:
- the yajC gene encoding preprotein translocase subunit YajC; the protein is MHVLATAAFAAGETTADDKGGGGGAGSWLLPLLIILVGVYFFTIQRRRSRATQQEQSKLGPGSLIMTRGGLYGTVVEVDGQDVLLEIAPDVVCRFSRGAIGRIVSSPTTEVDEDTAETPDDDTPTADGSPAGTAADATSEPSGEPASEDRPAPDDADKPKKEL
- the ruvB gene encoding Holliday junction branch migration DNA helicase RuvB → MGSEEGLVAAATAADAEERAFEAGLRPRTLAEFVGQRKAREQLSIMLAGARGRGRPPDHVLLSGPPGLGKTSLAMIIAQELAVPLRLTSGPAIERAGDLVAVLTSLAPGEVLFIDEIHRIARPAEELLYSAMEDFRVDVVLGKGPGATAIPLDVAPFTLVGATTRAGLLTGPMRDRFGFTAHLDFYDADELTAVLTRSARLLGVELRPEGAVEVAGRSRGTPRIANRLLRRVRDYAEVRADGVITLEVARAALRVYDVDPLGLDRLDRAVLTALVKRFGGGPVGLTTLAVSVGEEPETVEDVAEPFLLRAGLLARTARGRVATPAAFAHLGYDPPADPLGRSQAIPAPLFEPGFEADADAN
- the ruvA gene encoding Holliday junction branch migration protein RuvA, whose product is VAGPVLSVSPTAAVVEVGGVGLLVQCTPVTLAGLVVGEPARLATALVVRETELTLYGFADADEREVFETLQAAGGVGPKLAQAVLGVLAPDDVRRAVAEEDLAALTKVPGVGRKGAQRIVLDLKDKLGPPVGGAAPRAGLGASGRIMPAPRTATEQVTDALVGLGYSTREAQDAVAATGDGPDGDVSALLRAALAVLRPR